A region of Coccinella septempunctata chromosome 5, icCocSept1.1, whole genome shotgun sequence DNA encodes the following proteins:
- the LOC123313538 gene encoding 60S ribosomal protein L27 — protein MGKIMKSGKVVLVLGGRYAGRKAVIVKNYDEGTSEKPYGHCLVAGIDRYPRKIHSRMGKGKMHKRSKIKPFVKVINYNHVMPTRYSVDIISDLKVLPKDLKDPMKRKKVRFQTRVKFEERYKQGKNKWFFQKLRF, from the exons ATGGGTAAAATAATGAAATCAGGTAAAGTCGTACTGGTCCTTGGAGGTCGGTACGCTGGCAGGAAAGCAGTTATTGTAAAAAACTACGACGAGGGCACTTCTGAAAAACCCTATGGACACTGCTTGGTTGCTGGTATTGATAGGTACCCAAGAAAAATCCATAGCCGAATGGGCAAAGGAAAGATGCACAAGAGGTCTAAAATTAAGCCTTTTGTTAAG gtaataAATTACAATCATGTTATGCCAACTAGATATAGTGTTGACATCATATCCGACTTGAAAGTCCTACCAAAAGACCTCAAGGACCCAATGAAGAGGAAGAAGGTTAGGTTTCAGACTAGAGTAAAGTTTGAAGAACGTTATAAGCAGGGAAAGAATAAGTGGTTCTTCCAAAAATTAAGGTTCTAG
- the LOC123313537 gene encoding cell cycle control protein 50A isoform X2, which translates to MVKLYSAFKQQKLPAWQPILTAGTVLPTFFVIGIAFIPVGIGLLYFSDKVKEHVIDYTFCNETDGAGHLTGKICADVVKQNSSNICRCNIVFDLKSNFEGKVYMYYGLSNYYQNHRRYVKSRDDNQLLGRLENPVSTDCMPFHKDNGIPIAPCGAIANSMFSDKFTLYRHTNDKNNKVEIELLRTGIAWDSDKNIKFRNPPGDLKEAFKGFTKPKAWKQNIYELDLKNADNNGFQNEDFIVWMRTAALPTFRKLYRRVNHSQPGLANGLIKGTYELEVEYSYDVSEFDGTKRMILSTTSLLGGKNPFLGIAYIAIGCICLLLGIILLFVHIKCGKSTSEMINVNPRTPY; encoded by the exons ATGGTTAAGTTAT ACAGTGCATTCAAACAGCAAAAGCTTCCTGCTTGGCAACCCATACTTACTGCAGGAACAGTCCTACCAACTTTTTTCGTTATAGGTATTGCCTTCATTCCAGTAGGAATAGGACTGCTATACTTTTCTGATAAAGTCAAGGAGCATGTTATCGACTACACCTTCTGTAATGAAACAGATGGGGCAGGCCACTTAACTGGAAAAATTTGTGCTGATGTTGTGAAACAGAATTCAAGCAATATATGCAGATGTAATATAGTCTTTGATTTGAAAAGTAACTTTGAA GGGAAGGTTTATATGTACTATGGACTAAGTAATTACTATCAGAATCATAGGAGATATGTAAAATCTAGGGATGATAATCAGTTGTTAGGAAGATTAGAAAATCCGGTATCAACTGATTGTATGCCATTTCATAAAGATAATGGAATACCTATTGCTCCGTGTGGGGCTATTGCTAATTCTATGTTCAGTG ATAAATTCACTTTGTACCGACATACGAATGATAAGAACAACAAAGTAGAAATTGAATTGTTGAGGACGGGAATTGCTTGGGATTCTGATAAGAACATCAAATTCAGGAATCCTCCAGGAGATTTAAAGGAAGCTTTCAAAGGATTCACCAAGCCTAAAGCTTGGAAACAGAATATTTATGAGCTGGATTTAAAAAATGCAGACAATAACGGATTTCAAAACGAAGACTTCATTGTGTGGATGAGAACTGCAGCTCTGCCCACTTTTCGGAAACTTTACAGAAGAGTTAATCACAGCCAACCGGGACTTGCTAATGGTTTAATCAAGGGAACCTATGAGTTGGAGGTAGAATATT CATACGATGTCTCGGAATTCGATGGTACGAAACGGATGATACTGAGTACAACTTCACTACTTGGAGGAAAAAATCCATTTTTAGGGATTGCGTACATAGCGATAGGATGTATATGTCTACTTTTGGGCATAATATTGCTGTTCGTACATATAAAATGCGGAAAAAG CACTAGCGAGATGATAAACGTAAACCCAAGGACACCCTACTGA
- the LOC123312853 gene encoding F-box only protein 7-like: MEPLLLEDFHRSNIPTNLIKLMKVFEEQGIKPSKSDFLVGCIYVLMLEYGFIPQEKENAYNESEFCYKRIEELIPVHGWKKCDEINYNLSFILVPYQLYVCKISCIKMGDDLVINAFVRNIEDAHCTVMLDILTYYTDGVNMEADVKRMQNLRAMSALFKDQIAYPIKHAILRTVGHRHACLEDLPLEIIYYIFKYIHGTDIVRLTTTCKRFYVLRQEAKLWEYLLKRDFNICMKKDDYKELFEKYGLAQRRKVQNDQEDVWTSRYSYRVTENTLF; the protein is encoded by the coding sequence ATGGAGCCATTACTTTTGGAAGATTTTCATAGGAGTAACATTCCTACCAATTTGATCAAACTAATGAAAGTTTTTGAAGAGCAAGGCATAAAACCAAGTAAGAGTGATTTTTTGGTAGGATGTATATATGTCTTAATGTTGGAGTATGGATTTATTCctcaagaaaaagaaaatgctTACAATGAGAGCGAATTTTGTTATAAAAGAATAGAAGAGCTTATTCCAGTACATGGATGGAAAAAATGTGATGAAATTAACTATAATTTATCATTTATCTTAGTGCCCTACCAGTTATATGTTTGTAaaatttcatgcataaaaatgGGCGATGATTTAGTTATTAATGCTTTTGTGCGAAACATTGAAGATGCCCATTGTACTGTTATGCTTGATATTTTGACATATTATACTGACGGTGTAAATATGGAAGCAGATGTGAAAAGGATGCAGAATCTGAGAGCGATGTCTGCATTATTTAAAGATCAAATTGCATATCCTATTAAACATGCAATATTACGTACAGTGGGACATAGGCATGCATGTTTGGAAGATTTGCCCCTAGAAATTATCTACTACATCTTCAAATACATCCATGGCACTGATATAGTCAGGTTAACTACTACCTGCAAGCGTTTTTATGTATTGAGGCAAGAAGCCAAGCTGTGGGAATATCTTCTGAAGAGAGATTTCAATATTTGTATGAAGAAAGATGATTACAAAgagttatttgaaaaatatggacTCGCTCAGCGACGTAAAGTACAAAATGATCAAGAAGATGTATGGACATCAAGATACAGTTATCGAGTAACGGAGAATACATTGTTTTGA
- the LOC123313539 gene encoding 40S ribosomal protein S21 codes for MENDAGEKVDLYCPRKCSASNRIIHAKDHASIQLSIADVDPATGRMTETFKSYALCGAIRRMGESDDCIVRLCKKDGILAKNF; via the exons ATGGAAAACGACGCTGGTGAAAAGGTTGATCTGTACTGCCCAAGGAAATG CTCTGCAAGCAACAGAATTATTCACGCCAAAGACCATGCCTCCATTCAGTTGAGCATTGCTGATGTTGATCCAGCAACTGGAAGAATGACCGAAACTTTCAAAAGTTATGCGCTGTGTGGGGCAATCAGACGTATGGGTGAATCTGATGATTGCATCGTCAGGTTATGCAAAAAAGACGGTATTTTGGCTAA gaATTTCTAA
- the LOC123313027 gene encoding anaphase-promoting complex subunit 7 translates to MNSIKQKIQILFENELYSNVVKICDLILTSGDKKLDYFDELLLSSYHADSLFALGQFVNAEKYFRKCITMRKNISRNKHVKSSDKCNELPRDVDLKYKVHLCLLSTKKKKEALEVLQSIKGKHRTVKINMALGSLLMEVGKDRLATIAFKEVLEECPFAIEAAENLLKLGVKGADVNSLTVEATNDVGWLQIWLKAQAQLYSKDFWNAIETLEQLDVPQYLKDNVHLLVTIGYCYHYLCEDQKAIDVLQRAYKLDSNMRRGLDLLSTLLVDTEDETQSDFLESLIPQTDMSSWYPEHWIVFANYMCNCKNYEKAGLFAHKALLVGGENNIEVLYVKAFCFFKMGKYNDAAALCLEALQICPYRLDVYKILVDCYLKINRITDADAMALNACKQMNNSPHALKLHAKVLLKDPAANAKAIKKILEKAVSVPHQSSTNTVIILALFLQQQSQYEYAEQLLLKQINSQPSSRLYLLLGDCYVNLSKEEDAFECYTTALRLDPTNQRAVECLNMLLPNFSNNKNESYYTTCEGGTSHPSQSTLASERDVESDPEYWPNNSEIITID, encoded by the exons ATGAATTCCATCAAGCAgaagattcaaattttattcgaaaatgaacTATATTCCAACGTAGTGAAGATT TGCGATTTGATTCTCACATCTGGAGATAAAAAGCTTGATTATTTTGATGAACTGCTATTGAGTAGTTACCACGCAGATTCTTTATTTGCTCTTGGTCAATTTGTCAATGCCGAAAAGTATTTTAGAAAATGTATTACAATGAGAAAAAACATTTCTAGGAACAAGCATGTGAAATCCTCAGATAAATGCAATGAATTACCTAGAGATGTAGATTTGAAGTACAAGGTTCATTTATGTCTTTTATCAACCAAAAAGAAGAAAGAAGCTTTGGAAGTCTTACAAAGTATAAAGGGTAAGCATAGAACTGTCAAGATAAATATGGCTTTGGGTTCGTTATTGATGGAGGTTGGGAAAGATCGACTCGCTACGATAGCTTTCAAAGAAGTTTTAGAAGAATGTCCTTTTGCTATTGAAGCAGCTGAAAATTTACTGAAACTTGGTGTGAAG GGTGCTGATGTCAACTCTTTAACTGTAGAAGCAACAAATGATGTTGGCTGGTTACAAATATGGTTGAAAGCTCAGGCACAGCTGTATTCCAAAGATTTTTGGAATGCTATAGAAACTCTAGAACAATTAGATGTTCCACAGTATTTGAAAGACAATGTACATTTGTTAGTTACCATAGGATATTGTTACCATTATTTATGTGAGGACCAAAAAGCTATAGATGTCCTACAGAGA GCATATAAGTTAGATTCAAATATGAGAAGAGGCTTAGATTTACTTTCAACATTATTAGTTGATACTGAAGATGAAACTCAATCCGATTTCTTAGAGAGTCTTATACCACAAACTGATATGAGTTCATGGTATCCCGAGCATTGGATTGTATTTGCTAATTATATGTGTAACTGTAAGAACTATGAAAAAGCAGGATTATTTGCACACAAGGCTTTGTTGGTAGGGGGAGAAAACAATATAGAGGTTTTATACGTGAAAGCATTTTGCTTTTTTAAAATGGGAAAATATAATGATGCTGCAGCACTGTGTTTGGAAGCACTCCAAATTTGCCCTTATCGACTAGATGTTTATAAGATTCTTGTTGATTGTTACTTGAAAATAAATAGGATCACAGATGCCGATGCGATGGCTTTGAATGCTTGTAAGCAGATGAATAATTCTCCCCACGCTTTGAAG CTTCATGCAAAAGTTCTGTTGAAAGACCCAGCAGCAAATGCTAAAGCCATAAAAAAAATCTTGGAAAAGGCAGTATCTGTGCCTCATCAGTCATCAACCAACACTGTGATCATTCTAGCGCTATTTTTGCAACAGCAGTCTCAATATGAATATGCTGAACAGCTATTATTGAAACAAATCAATTCACAACCATCTTCCCGATTATACCTTCTGCTTGGTGATTGCTACGTCAATTTATCGAAAGAAGAAGATGCATTTGAATGTTACACCACTGCTCTAAG GTTGGATCCGACAAATCAGAGAGCTGTGGAATGTCTGAATATGTTACTTCCTAATTTCTCCAATAACAAAAACGAAAGTTACTACACTACATGTGAAGGAGGGACATCTCACCCTTCTCAAAGTACTCTTGCCTCAGAAAGAGATGTGGAAAGCGATCCGGAATATTGGCCAAATAACTCAGAAATCATAACGATAGACTAG
- the LOC123313537 gene encoding cell cycle control protein 50A isoform X1, with translation MSTNAESSESQSQKTKKPADSAFKQQKLPAWQPILTAGTVLPTFFVIGIAFIPVGIGLLYFSDKVKEHVIDYTFCNETDGAGHLTGKICADVVKQNSSNICRCNIVFDLKSNFEGKVYMYYGLSNYYQNHRRYVKSRDDNQLLGRLENPVSTDCMPFHKDNGIPIAPCGAIANSMFSDKFTLYRHTNDKNNKVEIELLRTGIAWDSDKNIKFRNPPGDLKEAFKGFTKPKAWKQNIYELDLKNADNNGFQNEDFIVWMRTAALPTFRKLYRRVNHSQPGLANGLIKGTYELEVEYSYDVSEFDGTKRMILSTTSLLGGKNPFLGIAYIAIGCICLLLGIILLFVHIKCGKSTSEMINVNPRTPY, from the exons ATGTCTACCAATGCAGAGTCTTCGGAGTCTCAATCTCAAAAGACTAAAAAACCAGCAG ACAGTGCATTCAAACAGCAAAAGCTTCCTGCTTGGCAACCCATACTTACTGCAGGAACAGTCCTACCAACTTTTTTCGTTATAGGTATTGCCTTCATTCCAGTAGGAATAGGACTGCTATACTTTTCTGATAAAGTCAAGGAGCATGTTATCGACTACACCTTCTGTAATGAAACAGATGGGGCAGGCCACTTAACTGGAAAAATTTGTGCTGATGTTGTGAAACAGAATTCAAGCAATATATGCAGATGTAATATAGTCTTTGATTTGAAAAGTAACTTTGAA GGGAAGGTTTATATGTACTATGGACTAAGTAATTACTATCAGAATCATAGGAGATATGTAAAATCTAGGGATGATAATCAGTTGTTAGGAAGATTAGAAAATCCGGTATCAACTGATTGTATGCCATTTCATAAAGATAATGGAATACCTATTGCTCCGTGTGGGGCTATTGCTAATTCTATGTTCAGTG ATAAATTCACTTTGTACCGACATACGAATGATAAGAACAACAAAGTAGAAATTGAATTGTTGAGGACGGGAATTGCTTGGGATTCTGATAAGAACATCAAATTCAGGAATCCTCCAGGAGATTTAAAGGAAGCTTTCAAAGGATTCACCAAGCCTAAAGCTTGGAAACAGAATATTTATGAGCTGGATTTAAAAAATGCAGACAATAACGGATTTCAAAACGAAGACTTCATTGTGTGGATGAGAACTGCAGCTCTGCCCACTTTTCGGAAACTTTACAGAAGAGTTAATCACAGCCAACCGGGACTTGCTAATGGTTTAATCAAGGGAACCTATGAGTTGGAGGTAGAATATT CATACGATGTCTCGGAATTCGATGGTACGAAACGGATGATACTGAGTACAACTTCACTACTTGGAGGAAAAAATCCATTTTTAGGGATTGCGTACATAGCGATAGGATGTATATGTCTACTTTTGGGCATAATATTGCTGTTCGTACATATAAAATGCGGAAAAAG CACTAGCGAGATGATAAACGTAAACCCAAGGACACCCTACTGA